The sequence GCCTGATTGGGCCCGGTATCCAGGTCCGTGTCCACCTCCCAGGCGGCCACTCCTACCTTGCCGAAGAAGTCGAAGGCGTCCGCCACCGGCAAATAGCCGGTCACGTAGCCGAACCAGGCGTCGGCGTCCGCGTCCAGGCGGTCGCCGAGCACGTCCTCGTCGATGCCGCCACCGGGCTCGCCCAGGTCGGCGTAGGCCAGCTCAACCCCCAGGAAGGGCAGGAACCGGTACCCGGCGAACAGCTTGTAGGCGGTATCCGATTCATCGAAGGAATACTGGACGTCCTGCACCTCGCCCTCTTCCTCGTACTGGAAATCGCCCACGCCCCCGCCCAGGTAGAACCCCTGCCAGCCCGGCGCGGGGTTGGATCCCTGGGCGGCCACTGCTCCGGGGGCCAGCAGCAAGGCGGCCCCCAGACCGAAAACGCGGTAATGGGTGCGCATGGCTCCCCCCTCTCGCATGGGTCCGAAGATTCGCACCACTGTAGGCGCGGCGGAGGGAGGGACCAATCGGGAGCGCTCCTGCGGGTGGCGGGGGCGACCCCTATTCCTGAGAGGTATGGTTCGGGGGCGGAGGGCGCTACACGCCCCGCTGGTTGCCCCAAGCCAGCACGTGCAGCTGCGGGAGCACGGTGGCGGCGTACCAGCGGTCGTTCGTGACCCGCTCCACCAGCCAGCGGTAGCGAGCCATCAGGTCGGCGGGATCGGGCTCCCCCACGGGCTCGGGGTTGCCCACCTGGAGGTAGAAGGGATGGCCCGGGTAGTTGGCGGCCAGCTCGCGGGCGTAGCCGTAGTCGGCCTCGTCGAAGACCACCACCTTGAAGGTGGTCTCCGGTCCCTCCCCCGCGGCGTCGAGGCAGGCCTCCAGCTCGGCGAGGCGGGTGATGTGGCCGCTGGAGGGTCCCTTGGGGGAGAGGGTCAGGCTGTCCAGGGCCGCAAACCACGCGGCGGCCACCGAGCCCTGGGTCTCCAGGGTGAAGCTGTGGCCGCGCTCGTGGCCGGCCGCGATCAGCCCGCCGAGCGGCTGCAGGGCGGGATTGCCCCCGGACAGGCTCACCAGGATGGGCTCGCCGGCGAGGCGGTCCACCTCGGCGAGCACCTCTTCGGGATCCATGGGGGCCCACTCCCCGCGGTGCTCCGGCAGCACCGCGAACAGCGTGTCGCACCAACGGCACCGGTAATCACAACCTCCGGTGCGCACGAACACCGTGGGCTCGCCGATATGACGGCCCTCGCCCTGCACCGTGGGGCCGAAAATCTCGGAGATGCGCAGGCGCTCTTCGCGGTCAGAGGTCATTGATGCTGCCGTCGGGACGCCGCCACCAGGGCGGGTCGGGGAAGCGAACGCCGGGCAGGACCAGCTCCGGGTCGCCGTCGAAGGTCACCGTGTTGGTGGGGGTTTCCTCGATGGTCACCTCCACGCAGCGCAGATCGCCGCCCTGCTCGGCGAGGAAGGCGTTCACCTTGGCCATGAAGCAGGCCGCCAGGGCCTCGGTGGAGGGGTCGCCCGGGGTCACCAGGATGCGGTCGAGCAGCGCGGGCTCCTGCGCCTGGAAATAGGTGAGCAGCGGGTCGCGGTCGGAGAGCTGCAGGGCATGGTCCACCCGTTCGTCGATCCAGGCATGCCAGCGTTTCTTGGCGGCGTGGAAGGGGGTGACCAGATTGGCCTCGCCGTCCAGCGGCTCCGGGTGGCGGGCCTGCAGGCGCACGGTGACGTGCTCGTTGTGGCCGTGCGGCACCCCGCAGGGGCCGTTGTAGAGGGACAGGAGCCTGTGGCTCATGCTGTAGCGGCGGGTGAAGGCGAGGGTGAACATGGCTTCAGGCCTTCTCGCGCACGGCGTGGCGCCAGTAGTCGGGGTCGGCGTAGGCGGTGGGGTCGGCCACCCCCGCCAGGTGGAAGGCCTCGCGGCGCTCCACGCAGGTGCCGCAGCGCCCGCAGTGGACCTCCCCGCCCTGGTAGCACGACCAGGTCTCGGCGAAGGGGACCCCCAGCCCCGCCCCCGCGGCGACGATGTCCGCCTTGGAGCGCTCCACGTAGGGGGTGTGGAAGGCCACCTCCCCCATCCCCGCCAGGGCGCGGCGCTCCATCTCGGCGAAGGCGTCCACGAACTCCGGCCGGCAGTCCGGGTAGACGAAGTGGTCGCCGCCGTGGACGGCCGCCGCCACCCGGTCCCAACCGCGCGCGTTGGCGATGCCGAAGGCGATGGTGAACAGGATCGGGTTGCGGTTGGGCACCACGGTTACGGCCATGTTGTCGGCGGCGTAGTGGCCTTCCGGGACGTCCACCGCGTCGGTGAGCGCCGAACCGGACAGGTGGCGGCCCAGGGCGGCGAGGTCCACCACGTCGTGGCCCACCCCCAGGCGCTCGGCGGCGCGCCGGGCGAATTCCAGCTCCTTGCGGTGGCGCTGGCCGTAGTCGAAGGTCACCAGGCCGGCCAGGTCGCCCTCGGCGGCCACCTGCTCCGCCAGGGTTACCGAGTCCAGTCCGCCCGAGCAGACCACCAGGGTGGGCATGCGTCCAGTTCCTCGTGTGGGGGGCATCCCCTTGGAGCCGTTGCGTTCCCCAAGGTTCAGGAATTATCGCACAGGCCCGCCCGGGTTCCGCTAGGTCGGGGTGGCGTAGGCCTCAGTGCTCCACGGTGGTGCCCAGGCGGCGCAGGGTCTCCAGGAAATCGGCGGATGACTGGGGGTGGCCGAAGAGGAAGCCCTGCACCTCCTGGCAGAACAGGCCGGCCAGATAGTCCGCCTCGGCGTGGGTCTCCACGCCCTCGGCAGTGACCCGGTAGCCGAAGCCGTCGGCGAGCACCAGGAGGGAGCGCAGGATGGTCTGGTTGTCGGGGTCGCTGTCGATGCCGCTGATGAAGTTGCGGTCGATCTTCATGCGGCTGGCCGGGAAGCGCTTGAGGTAGGCGGGGGAGGAGAAGCCGGTGCCGAAGTCGTCCAGGGCGATGGCAATCCCCATGCCCTGCAGGGTGGCGAGCTGCTGGAGCGGCGCGGGGTCGTCCCCCAGCAGGGTCTCCTCGGTAACTTCCAGCTCCAGGTGCTGGGGCGCCAGGCCGTGGCGGGCCAGGACCCCCTCGATCCGTGCGGGGAGGGAGTCGGCGTGCAGCTGCACGGGGGAGAGATTCACGGCCACCCGCTCCAGGGGGAAACCCGCGTCCCACCAGGCGCGGAAAGCCGCGCAGGCCTGCTCCAGCACCTGCGCGCCCACCTCGTGGATGAGACCGGTCTCCTCCGCCACGGGGATGAACCGGGCCGGGGAGACCCACCCCGCGTCGGGGCACCAGCAGCGGGCCAGGGCCTCGGCCCCCACCACCCGGCCCTCCGCCAGGTCGAAAATGGGCTGGAAATGGGCCTGGACACCGCCGTCGTCCAGGGCGCACCGGAGGCTCTTCTCCGCGTAGAACCGCTCCGCCGCGGCGCGCGACAGGCTCAGCGAGAAGAAGCGGTACTGGCTGCCGCCCTCCTTCTTGGCCTCGAACATGGCGGTATCCGCGTGCTGCAGCAGGGAGGAGATCTCCCGCCCGTCCTGCGGAAAGAGCGTGATGCCCAGGCTGGCCCCGGCCGGAAAGGAATGCCCCGCCACCTGGAAGGGGCGGCGCAGGGCGCCGAGCACCGTCTCCGCCATCCGCCCGGCCTCCTCCGCATCCACCGGCCGGTCGAGGAACAGCACGAACTCGTCGCCGCCCAGGCGGGCCACCAGGTCCGAGTCCTCGGTCTGGTCCTCCAGCCGCCGCGCCACCAGGCGCAGCAGATCGTCCCCGGCCGAGTGGCCAAGGGTGTCGTTGAGGTACTTGAAGCCGTCCAGGTCCAGCAGGATCAGGGCCTTGCCCTCTTCCCCCACGGTCAGGGCCTGGGACAGGCGCTCCTCCAGGTGGGCGCGGTTGGGCAGGCTGGTGAGGGGGTCGAAGTAGGCCAGCCGGCGGAGCCGCTCCTCCAGGGCGAGCCGCTCGGTGACGTCGCGTCCGGTGCCGATGTAGTGGGTGACCGCCCCCGCCTCGTTGTGCACCGGCGAGAGGGTCTCGTCGATGTGGATCTCGCGGCCGTGGCGGGCGCGGTAGACGAGGACCTCCCGGTGGGGCCGGTCCCGGCGCAATTGCTCCCGAAGCCGGGCATAGAAGGCCTGCTCGTCCCGGTCCGAGCGCAGCAGCTGGCCCATCCGCCGGCCCCGCGCCTCCGCCGCCGAGAAGCCGGTGGTGCGCTCGAAGGCCGGGTTGACGTATTCCAGGCGGCCCGCGGTGTCGGTGATCCACACCATGTCCGCCGCCTGGTCCAGCGCGCGGGACAGCTTGTGCAGCTCCTCCTGGGCCTCCAGGGAGGGGCGCAGGTCGCGGGCGATGATGGAGAAGTACCGGCCGCCGTCGTTGCGGTCGCGGTGGGCCAGGATGGTCTGCCGCACGGGCACCTCCCGGTTCTCCGCGCCGAGGAGGGCGGTTTCCCCCTCCCAGGATCCCGTGCGGTCGGCGGCGTCGAGGGCCTCCCGGAGTACCTTCCGGGCCACCCGTCGGGGGTGGATGTTGGCCAGGTTCCGGTGCCGGGTGGGGCCGTCCTCCGGCGCCCCCAGGAGGCGCAGGGCGGAGCGGTTGAGGTAGAGGATCTCCCCGTCGGTGTCGGCGATGGCCACGAAATCGGGAGTGGCCTCCAGGATCTCGGCGAGGCGGCGGTGCTGCTCCTGGAGCCGCTGGCGCTTGGTCAGGTCGGTAAGGATGGCCACGAAATGGGTCTCGCCGTTAAGGTCGATGCGGGCGATGCTGGCCTCGGCCGGGAAGAGTGAGCCGTCCCGGCGGCGCCCCTGGATCCCCATCTGCTCGCTCATGCGGCGGGTGGTCTCGCCGCTGCTCGCGAAGCCCGCCACCATCTCCCGGTGGGCGGTCCGCGCCTCCTCGGGGAGCAGGCGGTCCAGGGGCTCGCCCACCATCGCCGCGGCGGGGTGGCCGAACATCTCCTCCGCCGCCGGGTTGAAATAGCGGATGGTCTGCGCCGCGTCGATGAGGACCACCGCGTGGGGTGTCTCGCGCAGGATCGGCGGGCCGATCAGTTGCTCCAGCGAAACGGCCATGGGGATCCTTTCGGCACGGGGTTCCCGTTGTGTAAGCCCCTCATTTATACCTTATGAATCCTTTTGCGGGGACCCCGGGCCCGGCCCTTCCTGGCCGGCGAGCGCCGCGTCCCACTCCGCCCGGACGTCGGGATCCCCCTCCCCGCCGCGGTGCCGGGCCGCCTCCCTGGCCAGCCGGGCGGGGTCCAACTCGCCCAGCGCCCAGACGGCCATGGCCCGCACCAGCGCGGAGCCGTCCGCCAGGAGCCCGGCGGCCACCTCCGCCAGCCCGGGATCGCCGCTGTTGCCCAGGGCGATCAGCACGTTGCGCACGAAGCGGTCGCGGCCCAGCCGCTTGACCGGCGAGCCGGAGAACCGCGCGCGGAAGGCGGGGTCGTCCAGCCGGGCCAGCTCCGCCAGGGCGGGGCGGTTCAGAGACTCCCGGGCCTGCAGCCACTCGTTGCGGGCCCGGGAGGCGAACTTGTTCCAGGGACACACCGCCAAGCAGTCGTCGCAGCCGTAGATGCGGTTGCCCAGGGCGGCGCGGAATTCCCGCGGGATGTGGCCGGGGTGCTCGATGGTCAGGTAGGAGATGCAGCGGGTGGCGTCGAGCTGGTACGGGGCGGGGAAGGCGTTCGTGGGGCAGGCGTCCAGGCAGCGGTGGCAGCTCCCGCAGAAATCCCCCTCCGGGTCATCGGGGGCCAGCTCCAAAGTGGTAAAGACCTCGCCGAGGAACAGCCACGAGCCGAAGGCCCGCGACACCAGGTTGGTGTGCTTGCCCTGCCAGCCCACCCCGGCGGCCTGCCCCAGCGGCTTCTCCATCACCGGGGCCGTGTCCACGAACACCTTGATCTCACCGCCCCACTGGTCGATGAGCCAGCGCCCCAGCTGCTTGAGGCGTTTCTTCACCACGTCGTGGTAGTCCCGGCCGCGGGCGTACACGGAGACCGTGCCCGTGTCCCGGTGCTCCAGGTCCTCCAGCGGGTCGTGGTCGGGGCCGTAGTTCATGCCCAGCACGATCACCGTGGCCGCCTCCGGCCACAGGGTGCGGGGGTCGCCGCGGCGGTCCGTGTTGCGCGCCAGCCAGCCCATGTCGCCGTGGCGGCCCCGGCCGAGGAACTCGGCGAGGTTGGCCCGCGCCTCCGCCGACAGCTCCGCGCGGGCGAAGCCTACGGCGTCGAATCCCACCTCCAGGGCCTTGGCTCGGATGCTTTCCTTGGGGTCGCGCATGGGTGCTTCCCGGATGGGGGAATGGTTGCGGACGGTTGGACCGCCCGCCGCGCCAACATTCTGCTTGTCCCGGCAAGATTTTGCAGGGGGTTCCGCCCTATCGGGCCGATCCGCCGGCCCCGCCCATGGCCGGTCCGGGTCGGCGGCGGGATAATGGGGCAACGGCCGCCTTCCGTCAGGGAAGGAGGATCCCGGTGCCCGGCAACAACGGTCGCGGCTGATAGCCGCTCCCACAGCCCCCTCTCGGCTCGAAGTTGCCCGGAAAACAAGAAACGAAGGAGCCCCATGAGCGACCCCGCGATCCATCTGCAGCTCCCCTACTGGGTGGGCCACATGGCCCCGCAGGGGGCCTGCTTCCCCGACGCTGAGGCGCGCATGCGCCTGGCCGTCGCCCTGGCCGATGCCAGTGTGGCGCACGGCGGCGGACCCTTCGGCGCGGCGGTGGTGGAGCGTTCCAGCGGCCGGCTGGTGGCCCCAGGCGTGAACCTAGTGGAGCCGGCCAACCTCTCGGTGGCCCACGCAGAGGTGGTGGCCCTGTCCCTTGCCCAGCAGCGGTTGGGCACCTACGACCTGGGGGCCGGGGAGGCCGGCGCCTACGAACTGGTGACCAGCGCCGAGCCATGCATCCAGTGTTTCGGGGCGGTGATCTGGGCGGGGGTGTGTTCGCTGGTATGCGGGGCACGTTCCGAGGATGCGGAAGCCGCCGGCTTTGACGAGGGGCCCAAGCCGCAGGACTGGGTGGCCCAACTGGAAGCCCGGGGCATCGCCGTGCGACGGGACGTCTTCCGGGCTGAGGCGGCCCAGGTGATCCGGGACTATGCCGACAGCGGGGGAGCCATTTACAACCCCCGGCGGGGGGATTCCTGAGGATCGGGCCCGGCTTGGAACCGGAAGAACTCAGGGGATCGTGCGCCTGTCCTATTCCAGGTTGGCCAGCAGCCGGTCCGCCTCGGACCGGATCGCTCTGACCTCCGAGGCGGACAGGCGTTGCAGATTGCGCCACTGCAGGGCGGTGCGGGGTTGTCCGGCGAAGCGCTCGCGGTGGCGGTCCAGAAAGGCCCAGTACAGGGTCGTGAATGGGCAGGCG comes from Thiohalorhabdus denitrificans and encodes:
- a CDS encoding outer membrane beta-barrel protein, whose protein sequence is MRTHYRVFGLGAALLLAPGAVAAQGSNPAPGWQGFYLGGGVGDFQYEEEGEVQDVQYSFDESDTAYKLFAGYRFLPFLGVELAYADLGEPGGGIDEDVLGDRLDADADAWFGYVTGYLPVADAFDFFGKVGVAAWEVDTDLDTGPNQADLGVSHDGTDFAWGLGAQVNLPANVSIRGEYERIELGDDGNRDRDASLISASVLFHF
- the queE gene encoding 7-carboxy-7-deazaguanine synthase QueE — its product is MTSDREERLRISEIFGPTVQGEGRHIGEPTVFVRTGGCDYRCRWCDTLFAVLPEHRGEWAPMDPEEVLAEVDRLAGEPILVSLSGGNPALQPLGGLIAAGHERGHSFTLETQGSVAAAWFAALDSLTLSPKGPSSGHITRLAELEACLDAAGEGPETTFKVVVFDEADYGYARELAANYPGHPFYLQVGNPEPVGEPDPADLMARYRWLVERVTNDRWYAATVLPQLHVLAWGNQRGV
- a CDS encoding 6-pyruvoyl trahydropterin synthase family protein; its protein translation is MFTLAFTRRYSMSHRLLSLYNGPCGVPHGHNEHVTVRLQARHPEPLDGEANLVTPFHAAKKRWHAWIDERVDHALQLSDRDPLLTYFQAQEPALLDRILVTPGDPSTEALAACFMAKVNAFLAEQGGDLRCVEVTIEETPTNTVTFDGDPELVLPGVRFPDPPWWRRPDGSINDL
- the queC gene encoding 7-cyano-7-deazaguanine synthase QueC, with product MPTLVVCSGGLDSVTLAEQVAAEGDLAGLVTFDYGQRHRKELEFARRAAERLGVGHDVVDLAALGRHLSGSALTDAVDVPEGHYAADNMAVTVVPNRNPILFTIAFGIANARGWDRVAAAVHGGDHFVYPDCRPEFVDAFAEMERRALAGMGEVAFHTPYVERSKADIVAAGAGLGVPFAETWSCYQGGEVHCGRCGTCVERREAFHLAGVADPTAYADPDYWRHAVREKA
- a CDS encoding sensor domain-containing protein, with amino-acid sequence MAVSLEQLIGPPILRETPHAVVLIDAAQTIRYFNPAAEEMFGHPAAAMVGEPLDRLLPEEARTAHREMVAGFASSGETTRRMSEQMGIQGRRRDGSLFPAEASIARIDLNGETHFVAILTDLTKRQRLQEQHRRLAEILEATPDFVAIADTDGEILYLNRSALRLLGAPEDGPTRHRNLANIHPRRVARKVLREALDAADRTGSWEGETALLGAENREVPVRQTILAHRDRNDGGRYFSIIARDLRPSLEAQEELHKLSRALDQAADMVWITDTAGRLEYVNPAFERTTGFSAAEARGRRMGQLLRSDRDEQAFYARLREQLRRDRPHREVLVYRARHGREIHIDETLSPVHNEAGAVTHYIGTGRDVTERLALEERLRRLAYFDPLTSLPNRAHLEERLSQALTVGEEGKALILLDLDGFKYLNDTLGHSAGDDLLRLVARRLEDQTEDSDLVARLGGDEFVLFLDRPVDAEEAGRMAETVLGALRRPFQVAGHSFPAGASLGITLFPQDGREISSLLQHADTAMFEAKKEGGSQYRFFSLSLSRAAAERFYAEKSLRCALDDGGVQAHFQPIFDLAEGRVVGAEALARCWCPDAGWVSPARFIPVAEETGLIHEVGAQVLEQACAAFRAWWDAGFPLERVAVNLSPVQLHADSLPARIEGVLARHGLAPQHLELEVTEETLLGDDPAPLQQLATLQGMGIAIALDDFGTGFSSPAYLKRFPASRMKIDRNFISGIDSDPDNQTILRSLLVLADGFGYRVTAEGVETHAEADYLAGLFCQEVQGFLFGHPQSSADFLETLRRLGTTVEH
- the queG gene encoding tRNA epoxyqueuosine(34) reductase QueG; the encoded protein is MRDPKESIRAKALEVGFDAVGFARAELSAEARANLAEFLGRGRHGDMGWLARNTDRRGDPRTLWPEAATVIVLGMNYGPDHDPLEDLEHRDTGTVSVYARGRDYHDVVKKRLKQLGRWLIDQWGGEIKVFVDTAPVMEKPLGQAAGVGWQGKHTNLVSRAFGSWLFLGEVFTTLELAPDDPEGDFCGSCHRCLDACPTNAFPAPYQLDATRCISYLTIEHPGHIPREFRAALGNRIYGCDDCLAVCPWNKFASRARNEWLQARESLNRPALAELARLDDPAFRARFSGSPVKRLGRDRFVRNVLIALGNSGDPGLAEVAAGLLADGSALVRAMAVWALGELDPARLAREAARHRGGEGDPDVRAEWDAALAGQEGPGPGSPQKDS
- a CDS encoding nucleoside deaminase, which gives rise to MSDPAIHLQLPYWVGHMAPQGACFPDAEARMRLAVALADASVAHGGGPFGAAVVERSSGRLVAPGVNLVEPANLSVAHAEVVALSLAQQRLGTYDLGAGEAGAYELVTSAEPCIQCFGAVIWAGVCSLVCGARSEDAEAAGFDEGPKPQDWVAQLEARGIAVRRDVFRAEAAQVIRDYADSGGAIYNPRRGDS